From Hartmannibacter diazotrophicus, a single genomic window includes:
- the nifK gene encoding nitrogenase molybdenum-iron protein subunit beta produces MPQSADNVLDHAPLFREPEYKEMLAAKKALFECGVGDEKIAEQTEYAKSWEYREKNLSREALVVNPAKACQPLGAVFASAGFEKTMSFVHGSQGCVAYYRSHLSRHFKEPCSAVSSSMTEDAAVFGGLNNMVDGLANTYSLYAPKMVAVSTTCMAEVIGDDLQSFIQTAKDKGSVPQEFDVPFAHTPAFVGSHVDGYDNMVKGILENFWKDKERSEGASINIIPGFDGYCVGNNRELKRLLDMMGVDYTILGDASDQFDTPSDGEFRMYDGGTKLEDVAAGLNAKATLSLQHWNTRKTLEYVAEKGQETASFHYPMGIRATDELLMKVSALSGKAIPEAIRMERGRLVDAMADSQAYLHGKKYAVYGDPDFVHAMARFILETGGEPIHCLATNGSKAWEEEMKAMLETSPFGKNCHVWAGKDLWHMRSLLFTEKVDLLIGNSYGKYLERDTGTPLLRMTFPVFDRHHHHRFPLWGYQGGLRVLTAMLDKFFDIYDDDTIIPGETDYSYDLTR; encoded by the coding sequence ATGCCGCAGTCAGCAGACAACGTTCTCGACCACGCCCCCCTGTTCCGGGAGCCTGAATACAAGGAAATGCTCGCCGCCAAGAAAGCGCTCTTCGAGTGCGGCGTCGGCGATGAGAAGATCGCGGAGCAGACCGAATACGCCAAGAGCTGGGAATATCGGGAAAAGAACCTTTCCCGCGAGGCGCTCGTCGTCAATCCGGCCAAGGCCTGCCAGCCGCTCGGCGCGGTCTTCGCGTCCGCCGGCTTTGAAAAGACCATGAGCTTCGTGCACGGCTCTCAGGGCTGTGTCGCCTACTATCGCTCGCATCTGTCGCGTCACTTCAAGGAGCCCTGCTCGGCAGTCTCCTCCTCGATGACGGAAGACGCGGCGGTCTTCGGCGGTCTCAACAACATGGTCGACGGCCTTGCCAACACCTATTCGCTCTACGCGCCGAAGATGGTGGCCGTCTCAACGACCTGCATGGCGGAAGTGATCGGGGACGACCTGCAGTCCTTCATCCAGACAGCCAAGGACAAGGGCTCGGTGCCGCAGGAGTTCGACGTTCCGTTCGCCCACACGCCGGCCTTCGTCGGCAGCCATGTCGACGGCTACGACAACATGGTCAAGGGTATCCTGGAGAATTTCTGGAAGGACAAGGAACGCAGCGAAGGCGCCTCGATCAACATCATTCCAGGCTTCGACGGCTATTGCGTCGGCAACAACCGGGAACTGAAGCGGCTGCTCGACATGATGGGCGTCGACTACACGATCCTCGGCGATGCCTCCGACCAGTTCGACACACCCTCCGACGGCGAGTTCCGCATGTATGACGGCGGCACCAAGCTGGAGGACGTCGCTGCCGGCCTCAATGCCAAGGCGACGCTGTCGCTGCAGCACTGGAACACCCGCAAGACGCTGGAATACGTGGCGGAGAAGGGACAGGAGACCGCCTCCTTCCACTATCCGATGGGCATCCGCGCCACGGACGAACTGCTGATGAAGGTGTCCGCGCTTTCCGGCAAGGCGATCCCGGAAGCGATCCGCATGGAGCGCGGCCGCCTCGTCGACGCCATGGCCGACAGCCAGGCTTATCTGCATGGCAAGAAATACGCGGTCTATGGCGATCCGGATTTCGTGCACGCAATGGCCCGCTTCATCCTGGAGACCGGCGGCGAGCCGATCCACTGCCTTGCCACCAACGGGTCCAAGGCGTGGGAAGAGGAAATGAAGGCGATGCTGGAAACCTCGCCCTTCGGCAAGAACTGCCATGTGTGGGCCGGCAAGGACCTCTGGCACATGCGCTCGCTGCTCTTCACCGAGAAGGTCGACCTCCTGATCGGCAACTCCTACGGGAAGTATCTGGAGCGCGACACCGGCACGCCGCTGCTGCGCATGACCTTCCCGGTGTTCGACCGTCACC
- the nifD gene encoding nitrogenase molybdenum-iron protein alpha chain, whose protein sequence is MSLDYENDGEFNEKLIEDVLSQYPDKFAKRRKKHLSVAKGVEGEAAEAEVGEEGAVLTECDVKSNIKSVPGVMTIRGCAYAGSKGVVWGPVKDMVHISHGPVGCGQYSWSQRRNYYIGQTGIDSFVTMQFTSDFQERDIVFGGDKKLEKVIDEIEELFPLANGVTIQSECPIGLIGDDIEAVAKKKAKEHETTIVPVRCEGFRGVSQSLGHHIANDSIRDWVFDKKESDWETGPYDVNVIGDYNIGGDAWASRILLEEMGLRVVGNWSGDATLAEIERAPKARLNLIHCYRSMNYICRHMEEKYGVAWMEYNFFGPSQIAASLRKIAKHFGPEIEEKAEAVIAKYQPLVDEVVAKFRPRLEGKTVMLYVGGLRPRHVITAYEDLGMEIAGTGYEFGHNDDYQRTGHYVKKGTLIYDDVTGYELEKFIEKVRPDLVGSGIKEKYPVQKMGIPFRQMHSWDYSGPYHGYDGFAIFARDMDLAINNPVWDLFDAPWVEEPEYQAAAE, encoded by the coding sequence ATGAGCCTCGATTACGAAAACGACGGCGAATTCAATGAAAAACTCATTGAGGACGTGCTGTCACAATATCCCGACAAGTTCGCCAAGCGTCGCAAGAAGCACCTCTCGGTCGCCAAGGGCGTCGAAGGCGAGGCGGCGGAGGCCGAGGTTGGCGAAGAAGGCGCCGTCCTCACCGAATGCGACGTGAAATCCAACATCAAGTCGGTTCCCGGCGTGATGACGATCCGCGGCTGCGCCTACGCCGGTTCCAAGGGCGTGGTGTGGGGCCCGGTCAAGGACATGGTCCACATCAGCCACGGCCCCGTCGGCTGCGGCCAGTATTCCTGGTCCCAGCGCCGCAATTACTACATCGGCCAGACGGGCATCGACTCGTTCGTCACGATGCAGTTCACCTCCGACTTCCAGGAGCGTGACATCGTGTTCGGCGGCGACAAGAAGCTGGAAAAAGTCATCGACGAGATCGAGGAGCTGTTCCCGCTCGCCAATGGCGTGACGATCCAGTCCGAATGCCCGATCGGCCTCATCGGCGACGACATCGAAGCGGTCGCCAAGAAGAAGGCCAAGGAGCACGAGACGACCATCGTTCCGGTCCGCTGCGAAGGCTTTCGCGGCGTCTCGCAGTCGCTCGGCCACCACATCGCCAACGATTCCATCCGCGACTGGGTGTTCGACAAGAAGGAAAGCGACTGGGAAACCGGTCCCTATGACGTCAACGTCATCGGCGACTACAACATCGGCGGCGACGCCTGGGCCTCGCGCATCCTGCTTGAGGAAATGGGCCTGCGGGTCGTCGGCAACTGGTCGGGTGACGCGACGCTTGCAGAGATCGAACGTGCGCCCAAGGCGCGCCTCAACCTCATCCACTGCTACCGGTCGATGAACTACATCTGCCGCCACATGGAAGAGAAATACGGCGTTGCCTGGATGGAGTACAACTTCTTCGGCCCCTCGCAGATCGCCGCCTCGCTTCGCAAGATCGCCAAGCATTTCGGGCCCGAGATCGAGGAAAAGGCCGAAGCCGTCATCGCCAAGTACCAGCCTCTCGTCGACGAGGTAGTGGCGAAGTTCCGTCCGCGCCTCGAAGGCAAGACGGTGATGCTCTATGTCGGCGGCCTGCGCCCCCGGCACGTCATCACGGCCTACGAGGATCTCGGTATGGAGATCGCCGGCACGGGCTACGAGTTCGGCCACAACGACGACTATCAGCGCACCGGGCACTATGTGAAGAAGGGCACGCTGATCTACGACGACGTCACCGGCTACGAGCTTGAGAAGTTCATCGAGAAGGTGCGTCCCGACCTCGTCGGCTCGGGCATCAAGGAAAAATACCCGGTGCAGAAGATGGGCATCCCGTTCCGTCAGATGCACTCCTGGGACTATTCCGGCCCCTATCACGGCTACGACGGCTTCGCGATCTTCGCCCGCGACATGGATCTCGCCATCAACAATCCCGTCTGGGATCTGTTCGATGCGCCCTGGGTGGAAGAACCCGAATATCAGGCGGCCGCCGAGTAA
- the nifH gene encoding nitrogenase iron protein, whose amino-acid sequence MAGLRQIAFYGKGGIGKSTTSQNTLAALVDLGQKILIVGCDPKADSTRLILNSKAQDTVLSLAAEQGSVEDLELEDVLKIGYKGIKCVESGGPEPGVGCAGRGVITSINFLEENGAYDDVDYVSYDVLGDVVCGGFAMPIRENKAQEIYIVMSGEMMALYAANNIAKGILKYANSGGVRLGGLICNERQTDRELDLAEALAKRLNSKLVHFVPRDNIVQHAELRKQTVIEYSPDCQQAQEYRQLAQKIHDNSGKGTIPTPITMEELEDMLLDFGIMKTDEQMLAELAAKEAAKAAAAN is encoded by the coding sequence ATGGCAGGTCTGCGACAGATCGCATTCTACGGGAAGGGTGGCATCGGCAAGTCCACCACCTCCCAGAACACGCTCGCCGCGCTGGTCGATCTCGGCCAGAAGATTCTCATCGTCGGCTGCGATCCGAAGGCCGATTCGACGCGCCTCATCCTCAATTCCAAGGCCCAGGACACCGTTCTGAGCCTTGCCGCCGAGCAGGGCTCGGTGGAGGATCTGGAACTCGAGGACGTGCTGAAGATCGGCTACAAGGGCATCAAGTGCGTTGAATCCGGCGGCCCGGAGCCGGGCGTCGGCTGCGCCGGCCGCGGCGTCATCACCTCCATCAATTTCCTGGAGGAGAACGGCGCCTATGACGACGTCGACTACGTTTCCTACGACGTGCTCGGCGACGTGGTCTGCGGCGGCTTCGCCATGCCGATCCGCGAGAACAAGGCGCAGGAAATCTACATCGTCATGTCCGGCGAGATGATGGCGCTCTATGCCGCCAACAACATCGCCAAGGGCATCCTGAAATATGCCAACTCCGGCGGCGTGCGCCTCGGCGGGCTCATCTGCAACGAGCGCCAGACCGACCGCGAGCTCGATCTCGCCGAAGCCCTGGCCAAGCGGCTGAACTCCAAGCTTGTCCACTTCGTGCCGCGCGACAACATCGTGCAGCATGCCGAACTGCGCAAGCAGACGGTGATCGAGTATTCGCCGGACTGCCAGCAGGCGCAGGAATATCGCCAGCTCGCCCAGAAGATCCATGACAATTCCGGCAAGGGCACCATCCCGACCCCGATCACGATGGAAGAGCTGGAAGACATGCTGCTCGACTTCGGCATCATGAAGACCGACGAGCAGATGCTGGCCGAGCTTGCCGCCAAGGAGGCCGCCAAGGCCGCCGCGGCGAACTGA
- a CDS encoding glutathione S-transferase family protein: protein MSEYLLHCFIESGNAYKAALMLELSGADWEARPVAYFDGITRTAEWRESLNEMGEAPVLEHHGKRLSQSGVILDYLSQQTGRFGPESEDEKREIWRWILFDNHKFTSYYATLRFMFGIQKSGDTPVTEFLRTRARGAYAVVDKHLETRDFLLGSRPTIADLSLAGYVFYKEETGIDRAAEFPNVEAWAARIAALPGWKAPADLMPPAA, encoded by the coding sequence ATGAGCGAGTACCTCCTCCACTGCTTCATCGAGAGCGGCAACGCCTACAAGGCGGCCCTGATGCTGGAACTTTCAGGCGCCGACTGGGAGGCGCGACCGGTCGCCTATTTCGACGGGATCACACGGACCGCGGAGTGGCGCGAGAGCCTCAACGAGATGGGCGAGGCGCCGGTGCTCGAACATCACGGCAAGCGCCTCAGCCAGTCTGGCGTGATCCTCGATTATCTGAGCCAGCAGACAGGCAGGTTCGGTCCCGAGAGCGAGGATGAGAAGCGCGAAATCTGGCGCTGGATCCTCTTCGACAATCACAAGTTCACCAGCTACTACGCAACGCTCCGCTTCATGTTCGGCATCCAGAAGTCCGGCGACACGCCGGTGACCGAGTTTCTGCGCACCCGCGCACGCGGCGCCTATGCCGTCGTCGACAAGCATCTGGAGACGCGCGATTTCCTGCTCGGATCGCGGCCGACCATCGCCGACCTTTCGCTGGCCGGCTATGTCTTCTACAAGGAGGAGACCGGCATAGACCGGGCGGCCGAGTTTCCCAATGTCGAGGCTTGGGCCGCACGCATCGCGGCGCTGCCCGGCTGGAAAGCCCCGGCCGACCTGATGCCCCCAGCCGCCTAG
- a CDS encoding SGNH/GDSL hydrolase family protein: protein MTRNILLFGDSNTYGTVPMVDWNDARRHSPSVRWPGIAQLNLGPDWRLIEEGLPGRTSVHDDPIEGEDRNGRRMLLGLIASHRPLDAVVIMLGTNDFKSRFSLTAEDVAGGLGVLAGMVRTSASPGMVPPKVLLVSPPPIRAVGCLTPFFTGGHEKSRRLAPLLAAVARANGAHFLDAGTVCEMSPVEGIHMEAEAHKHLGLAIAAELRAMF, encoded by the coding sequence ATGACGAGAAACATTCTGCTTTTCGGCGATTCCAATACTTACGGCACCGTCCCGATGGTGGACTGGAATGACGCCCGCCGCCATTCGCCGTCCGTCCGCTGGCCGGGCATTGCCCAACTCAACCTCGGGCCCGACTGGCGCCTGATCGAGGAGGGCCTGCCGGGGCGCACCAGCGTCCACGACGACCCGATCGAGGGCGAGGACAGGAACGGCCGGCGCATGCTCCTTGGCCTTATCGCCAGCCACCGTCCGCTCGATGCCGTGGTCATCATGCTCGGCACCAACGACTTCAAGAGCCGCTTCTCCCTCACGGCCGAGGATGTCGCCGGCGGCCTTGGCGTTCTGGCAGGCATGGTGCGGACGTCCGCCAGCCCCGGCATGGTGCCCCCGAAGGTGCTGCTGGTCTCGCCGCCGCCGATCCGCGCCGTCGGTTGCCTGACACCCTTCTTCACCGGCGGACACGAGAAAAGCCGGCGCCTTGCCCCGCTGCTCGCCGCCGTCGCCCGCGCCAACGGAGCGCATTTCCTCGACGCCGGTACGGTCTGCGAAATGAGCCCGGTCGAGGGGATCCATATGGAGGCCGAAGCGCACAAGCACCTCGGCCTTGCCATCGCCGCGGAATTGAGGGCGATGTTCTGA
- a CDS encoding urease accessory protein UreE, with protein sequence MIRAIRILPAGSFSGDPADTLYLERDDRHRRRLVMRCTGGTAFLLDLPEAKVMKQGDGLELEDGRVILVTAKPERLLEITADDTAHLIRLAWHLGNRHLPTQLAGDRLLIREDHVIEDMALKLGAKVAHVQKPFDPEGGAYGHGEVLGHDHGHDHRHGHDDHHGHDHDHHDHGHAHAHDHSHSHDHDHEHGADCGCGHDHHRHHDH encoded by the coding sequence ATGATTCGCGCCATCCGCATCCTGCCCGCCGGCAGCTTTTCCGGCGACCCTGCCGATACGCTCTATCTGGAGCGCGACGACCGCCATCGCCGTCGTCTGGTGATGCGTTGCACCGGCGGCACGGCCTTTCTGCTCGACCTGCCGGAAGCCAAGGTGATGAAGCAGGGCGACGGCCTGGAGCTGGAGGATGGCCGCGTCATCCTCGTCACCGCCAAGCCCGAGCGTCTTCTGGAAATCACCGCCGACGACACGGCCCATCTCATCCGCCTTGCCTGGCACCTCGGCAATCGTCACCTGCCGACCCAGCTTGCCGGCGACCGGCTGCTGATCCGCGAGGATCATGTCATCGAGGATATGGCGCTGAAGCTTGGCGCCAAGGTCGCCCACGTTCAAAAGCCCTTTGATCCCGAAGGCGGCGCCTATGGCCATGGCGAGGTGCTGGGACACGATCACGGACATGATCACCGGCACGGCCACGACGATCACCACGGGCACGATCATGATCATCATGATCACGGCCACGCCCATGCACACGATCACAGCCATTCGCACGATCACGACCATGAGCATGGCGCGGACTGCGGCTGTGGCCATGATCATCATCGCCACCACGACCACTGA
- a CDS encoding urease accessory protein UreF — translation MTDIKTTNEDALGLSGLVRLAAWLSPAFPVGAYTYSHGLEWAIEAGDVTDAASLEAWIAAILKHGAGRSDVILFANAWTAAAHADFDRLEEIAGLGLALCPTKERRLEATAQGRAFAGTVAKTWGAPSLEALGQSGEAIVYPVAVAVAAADHGVPLVPAATAMLSAFAANLVSAAVRAVPLGQTDGQRVTARMEPVIHEVVTEAALLPLEEIGGASLAADIASMHHETQYTRLFRS, via the coding sequence GTGACCGACATCAAGACCACGAACGAGGATGCCCTCGGCCTGTCCGGCCTTGTCCGTCTGGCAGCCTGGCTCTCGCCCGCCTTCCCGGTTGGCGCCTACACCTATTCCCACGGGCTGGAATGGGCGATCGAGGCCGGCGATGTCACCGATGCGGCAAGCCTTGAGGCCTGGATCGCGGCCATCCTGAAGCATGGCGCGGGGCGCTCCGACGTCATCCTCTTCGCCAATGCCTGGACGGCGGCCGCCCACGCGGATTTCGACCGGCTGGAGGAGATCGCCGGACTCGGCCTTGCCCTTTGCCCGACGAAAGAGCGGCGCCTTGAGGCGACCGCGCAGGGGCGCGCCTTCGCCGGCACCGTGGCCAAGACCTGGGGCGCGCCAAGTCTCGAAGCCCTCGGCCAGTCCGGCGAGGCCATCGTCTATCCGGTGGCGGTCGCAGTCGCTGCCGCCGACCATGGCGTGCCGCTCGTTCCCGCCGCGACCGCCATGCTTTCCGCCTTTGCCGCCAATCTCGTCTCCGCTGCCGTGCGCGCCGTGCCGCTTGGCCAGACCGACGGCCAGCGCGTCACCGCCCGCATGGAGCCGGTCATCCACGAGGTCGTGACCGAGGCCGCCCTTTTGCCCCTGGAGGAGATCGGTGGCGCGTCGCTTGCCGCCGACATCGCCTCCATGCACCATGAAACCCAGTATACGAGGCTCTTCCGCTCATGA
- the ureG gene encoding urease accessory protein UreG: protein MASATKSPNGPLRVGIGGPVGSGKTALMDALCKRLSKSYEIAAITNDIYTKEDAEFLTRSGALPPERILGVETGGCPHTAIREDASINLAAVADLEKAFPGLDVILIESGGDNLAATFSPELADITIYVIDVSAGDKIPRKGGPGITRSDLLVINKIDLAPLVGASLEVMDRDSKKMRRDRPFVFTNVRAGDGVDTVLAFIEEAGGLKG from the coding sequence ATGGCGTCCGCAACCAAGTCTCCCAACGGTCCCCTGCGCGTCGGCATCGGCGGCCCGGTCGGCTCCGGCAAGACCGCGCTGATGGACGCGCTCTGCAAGCGCCTCAGCAAGAGCTACGAGATCGCCGCGATCACCAACGACATCTATACCAAGGAAGACGCCGAGTTCCTGACCCGCTCCGGCGCGCTGCCGCCCGAGCGCATCCTCGGCGTGGAGACCGGCGGCTGCCCGCACACCGCGATCCGCGAGGACGCCTCGATCAACCTTGCCGCCGTCGCCGATCTCGAAAAGGCCTTCCCCGGCCTCGACGTGATCCTGATCGAATCCGGCGGCGACAATCTGGCGGCCACCTTCTCGCCCGAACTGGCCGACATCACCATCTACGTCATCGACGTTTCGGCCGGCGACAAGATCCCGCGCAAGGGCGGGCCCGGCATCACCCGCTCGGACCTGCTCGTCATCAACAAGATCGACCTTGCCCCGCTCGTCGGCGCCTCGCTGGAGGTGATGGACCGGGATTCGAAAAAGATGCGCCGCGACCGGCCCTTCGTCTTCACCAACGTTCGCGCCGGCGATGGCGTCGACACGGTGCTGGCCTTCATCGAGGAGGCCGGCGGTCTGAAGGGCTGA
- a CDS encoding pyridoxine 5'-phosphate synthase: MTTTKLSVNVNAIAQLRNRRDLPWPSVTGLSAIALEAGAYGITIHPRPDQRHIRRTDVFDLQKLLRGEWKDKEFNIEGYPTHEFLELCALAQPDQVTLVPDDPSQSTSDHGWDTQENASYLSRIIDQIHTFGARVSVFVDADAGMAEGAAKTGADRVEFYTGPYGHAVDPDVQDAELKKLAEAAEAARTAGLAVNAGHDLTLANMPKLKAAIPYLAEVSIGHALTADALIYGMAETIRLYREACGDPVR; this comes from the coding sequence ATGACCACGACCAAGCTCTCCGTCAACGTCAACGCCATCGCCCAGTTGCGCAACCGGCGCGACCTGCCCTGGCCGAGCGTCACCGGCCTTTCCGCCATCGCCTTGGAAGCCGGCGCCTATGGCATCACCATCCACCCGCGCCCGGACCAGAGGCATATCCGCCGCACCGACGTCTTCGACCTGCAGAAGCTCCTGCGCGGCGAGTGGAAGGACAAGGAATTCAACATCGAGGGCTATCCGACCCACGAGTTCCTGGAGCTTTGCGCCCTCGCCCAGCCGGATCAGGTGACGCTCGTTCCCGACGATCCGTCGCAGTCGACCTCCGACCATGGCTGGGACACGCAGGAAAACGCCTCCTACCTGAGCAGGATCATCGACCAGATCCATACCTTCGGTGCGCGCGTTTCGGTGTTCGTCGATGCCGATGCGGGCATGGCGGAAGGCGCGGCGAAGACGGGCGCCGATCGGGTCGAATTCTACACCGGTCCCTACGGACACGCCGTCGATCCCGATGTCCAAGACGCCGAACTGAAGAAGCTGGCCGAAGCCGCCGAGGCGGCCCGCACGGCGGGCCTTGCCGTCAACGCCGGCCATGACCTGACGCTTGCCAATATGCCGAAGCTGAAGGCCGCGATCCCTTATCTCGCCGAGGTCTCCATCGGCCACGCGCTCACCGCCGATGCGCTCATCTACGGCATGGCCGAGACGATCCGGCTCTACCGCGAGGCCTGCGGCGATCCGGTCCGCTGA
- a CDS encoding aspartate/glutamate racemase family protein — protein sequence MAMKTIGLIGGMSFESSAVYYRLVNEQVRAALGSLHSAEVLMHSVDFQTIVDMQKAGRWDLAAERLASVAKGLERAGAGCILICTNTMHLVADEVAGEISIPLINIIDETASALRASGVRRPLLLATRYTMEHGFYTERMARHGLSPMTPDAAGRALVHDIIFNELCAGIVREESRAALLRLIEQAKADGADAVILGCTEICLILDPANLPLPGFDSTAIHAAAAVRMALGESAKDRAA from the coding sequence ATGGCAATGAAGACAATCGGGCTTATCGGCGGCATGAGCTTCGAGAGCAGCGCGGTCTACTATCGCCTCGTCAACGAGCAGGTTCGGGCGGCGCTTGGCAGCCTGCATTCGGCGGAGGTGCTGATGCATTCGGTCGACTTCCAGACGATTGTCGACATGCAGAAGGCCGGCCGGTGGGATCTGGCTGCCGAGCGCCTTGCCTCGGTCGCCAAGGGGCTGGAGCGCGCCGGCGCCGGCTGCATCCTGATCTGCACCAACACGATGCATCTCGTCGCGGACGAGGTCGCCGGCGAAATTAGCATTCCGCTCATCAACATCATCGACGAGACGGCATCCGCGCTGAGGGCATCGGGCGTGCGCCGTCCGCTGCTGCTTGCGACGCGCTACACGATGGAGCACGGCTTTTATACCGAGCGGATGGCACGGCATGGCCTCTCGCCGATGACGCCGGATGCGGCTGGCCGTGCGCTGGTCCATGACATCATCTTCAACGAGCTTTGCGCCGGGATCGTGCGTGAGGAGTCGCGTGCCGCCCTTCTCCGCCTGATCGAGCAGGCGAAGGCGGACGGCGCGGACGCCGTCATCCTCGGCTGTACGGAGATCTGCCTGATCCTCGACCCCGCCAATCTGCCACTTCCGGGCTTCGATTCCACGGCGATCCATGCTGCGGCGGCCGTGAGAATGGCGCTGGGCGAGTCGGCCAAGGACCGCGCCGCCTGA
- a CDS encoding Lrp/AsnC family transcriptional regulator, whose translation MLDDRDRRILSLLQRDASIAIGDLAEKVSLSLSACSRRIQRLEAEGYIAGRVARLDRERMRLPTTVFALVKTAHHSAEWMENFHRAVADIPEIVEVHRLTGLYDYLLKIVLPRVEHYDVVYKALVRKAELFDVSASISMEALKEAGPLPVGYAQ comes from the coding sequence ATGCTCGATGACCGCGACCGCCGGATTTTATCGCTCCTCCAGCGCGATGCCTCCATCGCCATTGGCGATCTGGCCGAAAAGGTGAGCCTCTCCCTTTCCGCCTGCTCGCGTCGGATACAGCGCCTGGAGGCGGAGGGGTATATTGCCGGCCGCGTCGCCCGTCTCGACCGCGAGCGCATGCGCCTGCCGACGACCGTCTTCGCGCTGGTCAAGACGGCGCATCATTCCGCCGAATGGATGGAGAATTTCCATCGCGCCGTCGCCGACATTCCCGAGATCGTCGAGGTCCACCGGCTCACGGGCCTCTACGACTATCTCCTGAAGATCGTCCTGCCGCGCGTGGAGCATTACGACGTCGTCTACAAGGCCCTCGTCCGCAAGGCCGAGCTCTTCGACGTTTCGGCGTCGATCTCCATGGAGGCGCTGAAGGAAGCGGGCCCGCTTCCCGTCGGCTACGCGCAATAG
- a CDS encoding lysophospholipid acyltransferase family protein: MLVRSLLFNALLYPYMIVSMIVCSPAMLLPRGCVVGLAKFWCRTAMALHRVTTGVRHVYTGRENIPQGALLVASKHQSMWETIALMAQFGDAVFVLKRELMWIPLFGWWIRRLDMIPVDRGKGSAALAKMTEATRKTLAQGRQVLIFPEGTRREPGAEPAYKIGIARLYADLGVPCLPVALDSGLVWQRRRMVQRKGTIHVDFLEPIAPGLPMREFFHLLQDRIEARCDERLLEAGQEGVEGLPAAARARIALLKAQAKAD, encoded by the coding sequence ATGCTCGTCCGCTCGCTTCTCTTCAACGCCCTGCTCTATCCCTACATGATCGTCTCGATGATCGTGTGCTCGCCCGCGATGCTCCTGCCGCGCGGCTGTGTGGTGGGTCTTGCCAAATTCTGGTGCCGCACGGCCATGGCCCTGCACCGCGTCACCACCGGCGTCCGCCACGTCTATACGGGCCGCGAGAACATTCCCCAGGGAGCGTTGCTCGTCGCCTCCAAGCACCAGTCGATGTGGGAGACCATCGCGCTGATGGCGCAGTTCGGCGACGCGGTCTTCGTCCTGAAGCGCGAGCTGATGTGGATCCCGCTCTTCGGCTGGTGGATCAGGCGGCTCGACATGATCCCGGTCGACCGGGGCAAGGGATCGGCCGCGCTTGCCAAGATGACCGAGGCAACGCGCAAGACGCTCGCCCAGGGCCGTCAGGTGCTGATTTTCCCCGAGGGAACACGCCGGGAGCCCGGTGCTGAGCCGGCTTACAAGATCGGCATCGCCCGTCTCTACGCCGATCTTGGCGTGCCCTGCCTGCCGGTCGCGCTCGACTCCGGCCTCGTCTGGCAGCGCCGCCGCATGGTCCAGCGCAAGGGCACAATCCACGTCGATTTCCTTGAGCCGATCGCGCCGGGTCTGCCGATGCGGGAGTTCTTCCACCTTCTCCAGGACCGCATCGAGGCCCGTTGCGACGAGCGCCTGCTGGAAGCTGGACAGGAGGGGGTCGAGGGATTGCCCGCCGCCGCCCGCGCCCGCATCGCCTTGCTCAAGGCACAAGCGAAAGCTGACTGA
- a CDS encoding gamma-glutamylcyclotransferase has translation MDDVFYVFGYGSLMWRPGFAHRRALPALLHGAHRSLCVYSWVHRGTRERPGLVFGLDRGGACRGLAFEVDAADREEVVAYLRAREQVTAVYREAIRPVRLLQPEKLIVPALTYLVDHRHDQYAGRLDHATRIDIVRRSAGQSGRNPDYVLATADHLVELGIRDHEVSAIAEELRSLEREERAVS, from the coding sequence ATGGATGACGTCTTTTATGTCTTCGGCTACGGATCGCTGATGTGGCGGCCGGGATTTGCGCATCGACGCGCTCTGCCGGCCCTGCTCCACGGCGCGCATCGCTCGCTTTGCGTTTACTCCTGGGTGCATCGGGGGACGCGGGAGCGGCCGGGTCTCGTCTTCGGGCTCGACCGGGGCGGGGCCTGCCGGGGGCTTGCCTTCGAGGTCGATGCCGCCGACCGGGAGGAGGTGGTCGCTTATCTGAGGGCGCGCGAACAGGTGACGGCCGTCTACCGGGAAGCGATCCGTCCCGTTCGGTTGCTTCAGCCGGAGAAGCTGATTGTGCCGGCGCTGACCTATCTCGTCGATCATCGCCACGACCAATATGCCGGTCGGCTCGACCATGCGACACGGATCGACATCGTGCGCCGCAGCGCCGGCCAGTCCGGGCGCAACCCGGACTATGTGCTGGCGACTGCCGATCATCTGGTGGAACTCGGCATCCGCGATCACGAGGTCTCGGCCATTGCCGAGGAACTGCGGTCTCTGGAGCGCGAGGAGAGGGCTGTCTCCTGA